The following proteins come from a genomic window of Crateriforma spongiae:
- a CDS encoding AAA family ATPase — MSDPNDAIIESIRLYREALQETRTLFIESGKLIRGSYSWLGQGDGDAASIADQMDDLHQGLVMKVFATVVPDAGFQSMQQRQMGRVLLEHLWGQTVMGSKLRDAVDWLVQTAVQFQWADLVRPFAQIPSIRDRYGELESLVMRMAKLIAAVDGGIDLNEQDCIESIMRQMEISEGRTWQSTSPSEPAVEPEVNHPEDTDAAREAIDWLRREAQRLRDGAGASAGRPAEPTPMPTGGPAAASPKPAVTARTPAVDPDDDRTPEQRLDDARQKLNRLVGLDGIKDQIETLTNFLRMEKLRTEAGLPTSKPSLHMAFVGNPGTGKTTVARIVAEIYGALGVLEKGHLVETDRSGLVAEYAGQTGPKTNAKIDEALDGVLFVDEAYTLIDESGQDQYGREAVQTLLKRMEDQRERLVVILAGYPNEMNKMIRSNPGLSSRVGTTMRFEDYDPAALCRIFELIAKKSKYELTTEARRRLLRGFTYLYLKRDRHFGNGRTSRNSFERSVRRLANRLAGMTEVNRELLTTLEADDIEVAGVTQAHLAAMAAEPGKVRVTCTLCDVAMVIDDALLGTEVTCEHDPQVRFTPDFGDPVVQLPEAAASEQDATSDPSSNGNAADDGDAA; from the coding sequence ATGTCTGATCCCAACGACGCCATTATCGAGTCCATTCGGCTGTATCGCGAGGCACTTCAAGAGACCCGGACGCTGTTTATCGAAAGCGGCAAGCTGATCCGTGGCTCCTACAGCTGGCTGGGCCAGGGCGACGGGGACGCCGCATCGATTGCCGATCAGATGGATGATCTGCACCAGGGGTTGGTGATGAAGGTGTTTGCCACCGTGGTGCCCGACGCAGGTTTCCAATCGATGCAGCAGCGTCAAATGGGACGCGTGTTGTTGGAACACCTGTGGGGACAAACCGTCATGGGATCCAAGCTGCGCGACGCGGTCGATTGGCTGGTCCAAACGGCGGTTCAGTTCCAGTGGGCCGATCTGGTACGTCCGTTCGCCCAGATCCCTTCGATCCGCGACCGATACGGTGAACTGGAATCGTTGGTCATGCGGATGGCCAAGCTGATTGCCGCGGTCGACGGCGGAATCGATTTGAATGAACAGGATTGCATCGAATCAATCATGCGGCAGATGGAGATCAGCGAAGGTCGAACTTGGCAATCGACCAGCCCGTCCGAACCAGCGGTTGAACCGGAGGTCAATCATCCCGAAGACACCGACGCCGCCCGGGAAGCCATTGATTGGTTGCGTCGTGAAGCCCAACGGTTGCGTGATGGGGCCGGTGCCAGTGCGGGCCGGCCCGCCGAGCCGACACCGATGCCGACCGGTGGACCGGCCGCGGCGTCACCGAAACCGGCGGTCACCGCAAGAACGCCGGCAGTGGATCCCGACGACGATCGGACTCCGGAACAGCGTTTGGACGACGCACGCCAGAAACTGAACCGGCTGGTCGGCCTGGATGGAATCAAGGACCAGATCGAAACGCTGACCAATTTTTTGCGGATGGAAAAGCTGCGGACCGAAGCGGGCTTGCCCACCAGCAAACCCAGTCTGCACATGGCGTTCGTCGGGAACCCCGGCACCGGAAAGACAACCGTGGCGCGGATCGTTGCCGAAATCTATGGTGCCCTTGGCGTCCTGGAAAAAGGTCACTTGGTGGAAACCGATCGCAGCGGTTTGGTCGCGGAATATGCGGGGCAGACGGGACCGAAAACCAACGCCAAGATCGATGAGGCTTTGGACGGCGTTCTGTTTGTCGACGAAGCCTACACCTTGATCGATGAAAGCGGCCAGGATCAGTATGGCCGTGAAGCCGTGCAGACGCTTTTGAAACGCATGGAAGATCAACGCGAGCGACTGGTCGTCATCTTGGCCGGGTATCCGAATGAAATGAACAAGATGATTCGCAGTAATCCCGGGCTAAGTTCGCGGGTCGGGACGACGATGCGATTCGAGGATTATGATCCGGCCGCGTTGTGCCGGATTTTCGAATTGATCGCCAAGAAGTCGAAATACGAATTGACCACCGAGGCACGGCGAAGACTGCTACGTGGCTTCACCTATCTTTATCTGAAACGTGACCGACACTTCGGCAACGGCCGCACGTCGCGCAACAGTTTTGAACGCAGCGTCCGTCGGTTGGCCAATCGCTTGGCGGGGATGACGGAAGTGAATCGCGAACTGCTGACGACGTTGGAAGCGGACGACATCGAAGTGGCCGGCGTCACCCAAGCTCATTTGGCTGCGATGGCGGCCGAGCCGGGCAAAGTCCGTGTGACCTGTACGCTATGTGACGTGGCGATGGTCATTGACGACGCGCTGTTGGGGACCGAGGTGACCTGTGAACACGACCCGCAGGTCCGCTTCACACCGGACTTTGGCGATCCGGTGGTCCAGTTGCCTGAAGCCGCTGCAAGTGAGCAAGATGCGACGAGCGACCCATCCAGCAATGGGAACGCCGCTGATGATGGCGATGCCGCTTGA
- the recJ gene encoding single-stranded-DNA-specific exonuclease RecJ produces MKRAWRVVPHDSARVQRLANSARLPAVVAQLMVSRGIYDGDAAKQFLDTRLSGLRDPDGLPGIAEATERIMRSVKNDEPIVVYGDYDADGMTGTAILVNCLNLIGARVSYHIPNRLEDGYGLNADAIRKLADRGKRLIVSVDCGVTSVTCAELCKELGVGLVITDHHQMDDQLPDADAIVHPRLPGTAYPFGELCGAGVAFKLAWSLCQAHCGAKKVSDRMKNFLMDSLGLAAIGTIADVVPLLDENRILVEHGLKVLKNRPRPGLAEIIRRNGLDRGSTMTTENVSYTLAPRLNAAGRLGQAQLAVELMTATDPDRIAALAEYLDQLNGTRESLQRSVYLAANKQIADQFDGENDAALVLNGVGWHQGVIGIVAGRLSDKYAKPVIVISMDSAGRGEAVGSGRVGGTNIDLHEALSNCSERLVRFGGHQAAAGITIEERQIDAFRGDFCEAVARQWSERDVTPEIVIDAEAPLTQLTLETMKHIDMMAPFGAGNPRPILMARDIRLDQPARRMGGGDRHLTVTLRQGERTIRGVAFGCGDWCDELNACEGPIEVAFRPVINEFRGYRNVEVQLVDWRPSETYAPV; encoded by the coding sequence ATGAAACGAGCTTGGCGTGTGGTCCCGCACGATTCCGCACGCGTACAACGACTCGCAAATTCTGCCCGACTGCCCGCCGTGGTGGCCCAATTGATGGTCAGCCGCGGCATCTACGATGGAGACGCGGCCAAGCAATTCTTGGACACGCGGCTTTCCGGGCTGCGCGATCCTGACGGGCTGCCCGGGATCGCCGAAGCGACCGAGCGGATCATGCGGTCGGTCAAAAATGATGAACCCATCGTCGTTTACGGTGACTATGACGCCGACGGAATGACCGGAACCGCCATCTTGGTCAACTGTCTGAATCTGATCGGGGCCCGCGTCAGCTATCACATCCCCAACCGCCTGGAAGACGGCTATGGGTTGAACGCCGATGCGATTCGGAAACTTGCCGATCGCGGAAAGCGACTGATCGTCTCCGTCGATTGCGGCGTGACCAGCGTCACTTGCGCCGAATTGTGCAAGGAACTTGGTGTCGGCTTGGTGATCACTGATCACCACCAGATGGACGACCAATTGCCCGATGCCGATGCGATCGTCCATCCTCGATTGCCTGGCACCGCATATCCCTTTGGTGAATTGTGCGGGGCCGGCGTTGCCTTCAAATTGGCATGGTCACTCTGCCAGGCTCACTGCGGTGCCAAGAAAGTCAGCGACCGGATGAAAAACTTTCTGATGGATTCGCTGGGATTGGCAGCCATCGGAACGATCGCGGATGTTGTGCCGCTGTTGGACGAGAACCGGATCCTGGTCGAACACGGATTGAAAGTCCTGAAGAATCGCCCGCGTCCGGGCTTGGCAGAAATCATTCGCCGCAATGGATTGGACCGCGGCAGCACGATGACGACCGAAAATGTGTCCTACACCCTGGCACCTCGGTTGAACGCGGCGGGACGGTTAGGACAAGCACAGTTGGCCGTGGAATTGATGACCGCAACGGATCCCGATCGCATCGCCGCACTGGCCGAGTATCTGGACCAATTGAACGGCACAAGGGAATCGTTACAGCGAAGCGTTTATCTGGCGGCGAACAAGCAGATCGCCGACCAGTTTGATGGCGAAAATGATGCGGCATTGGTGCTGAACGGCGTGGGATGGCATCAAGGCGTCATCGGGATTGTCGCCGGTCGCCTGAGCGACAAGTACGCCAAACCCGTGATTGTGATTTCCATGGATTCCGCCGGTCGCGGGGAAGCGGTCGGCAGCGGGCGCGTGGGCGGCACCAATATCGATTTGCATGAAGCGTTGTCCAATTGCAGCGAACGATTGGTGCGTTTCGGCGGCCACCAAGCGGCGGCGGGCATCACCATCGAAGAACGTCAAATCGATGCCTTTCGCGGCGACTTTTGTGAAGCGGTCGCCCGGCAATGGTCCGAACGCGATGTTACACCGGAGATCGTGATCGACGCCGAAGCCCCGCTGACGCAGTTGACGCTGGAAACGATGAAGCACATCGACATGATGGCGCCGTTCGGTGCCGGCAATCCACGTCCGATCTTGATGGCTCGCGACATCCGCTTGGACCAGCCCGCACGACGAATGGGTGGCGGCGATCGACACTTGACGGTGACGCTGCGACAGGGGGAACGCACCATCCGCGGTGTCGCGTTCGGCTGTGGTGATTGGTGCGACGAGCTTAACGCTTGCGAAGGTCCAATCGAAGTCGCCTTTCGCCCGGTGATCAATGAATTCCGTGGCTATCGAAACGTCGAAGTTCAACTGGTCGACTGGAGACCGTCGGAGACCTATGCCCCGGTCTAA
- the hemG gene encoding protoporphyrinogen oxidase, with protein sequence MTQSKAPKRIAVIGGGMTGLAAAHELVTNGNNVKVTVFESGDRAGGVIQTVRQDGFLIEGAADNFITTSPVAVKLCHQLGLGDQLVGTTPGREGAMVMRRGKLEPIPAGFTVMAPSRIWPILASKILSPWGKLRSGVEYFLPRRRDVEDESLQAFVCRRFGREMFDRLVQPLVGGIYTADPNRLSVAATMPRFMEMEKQYGSLIRGMLRERKARPKATANSRGARYSMFMTLNGGMSRLVDALVSSLPEGTLRLNSPVTDIVRDGMHWSLQVDAGKQPWEQFDSVIVAAPAGPASQLLSKVDVDAADEIAEIPYASCAVVSLAYKLDQVGEPLNSYGFVVPIAEDHFILSCSFSSLKYPGRAPEDSVLMRVFIGGACQSGLLRMPDSELMELAHWELCKTLRISGDPLMRHIKRQVHAMPQYHVGHNQRVQKIRDRLAAFSTLTVAGSAYGGVGVPSCIESGKRAAQQILAATEAPTDVWELRDSSVSQPDENNGNELGDETMGDETKRELIEH encoded by the coding sequence ATGACGCAATCCAAAGCTCCCAAACGCATCGCCGTCATCGGCGGTGGCATGACTGGCCTGGCCGCAGCCCACGAATTGGTTACCAACGGCAACAACGTCAAAGTCACCGTGTTTGAATCGGGTGATCGTGCCGGCGGTGTCATCCAAACCGTTCGGCAAGATGGATTCTTGATCGAAGGCGCCGCGGACAACTTCATCACCACTTCGCCGGTTGCGGTCAAGCTTTGTCATCAACTGGGCCTGGGCGATCAATTGGTCGGCACGACACCCGGACGCGAAGGCGCGATGGTGATGCGTCGCGGAAAGCTGGAACCGATTCCCGCGGGTTTCACCGTGATGGCACCGTCACGAATCTGGCCGATCCTGGCATCCAAGATTCTTAGCCCCTGGGGAAAACTTCGCAGCGGCGTTGAATACTTTCTGCCGCGTCGGCGAGACGTCGAAGACGAGTCCCTGCAGGCTTTCGTGTGCCGACGTTTCGGTCGAGAGATGTTTGATCGCTTGGTGCAACCACTGGTCGGCGGAATCTATACCGCGGACCCCAATCGGCTAAGCGTCGCAGCAACGATGCCGCGTTTCATGGAAATGGAAAAACAGTACGGCAGCCTGATTCGTGGCATGCTGCGTGAGCGCAAAGCCAGACCGAAAGCCACCGCCAACTCTCGTGGTGCACGCTACAGCATGTTCATGACGCTGAACGGCGGCATGAGTCGGTTGGTCGACGCCTTGGTGTCCAGTCTTCCCGAGGGCACCTTGCGTTTGAACAGTCCCGTGACAGACATCGTTCGCGACGGGATGCATTGGTCGCTTCAAGTCGATGCTGGTAAACAACCTTGGGAACAGTTTGATTCGGTCATTGTCGCCGCACCCGCGGGACCGGCATCACAACTGTTGTCAAAGGTTGATGTCGATGCCGCGGATGAGATTGCGGAGATCCCGTATGCCAGCTGTGCGGTGGTCTCACTTGCGTACAAGCTGGACCAAGTCGGCGAACCGTTGAACTCGTATGGGTTTGTCGTTCCGATTGCCGAAGATCACTTCATTTTGTCTTGCAGTTTTTCCAGCCTGAAATATCCAGGCCGGGCGCCCGAGGACAGCGTGTTGATGCGGGTGTTTATCGGCGGCGCATGCCAAAGCGGCCTGTTGCGGATGCCCGATTCGGAACTGATGGAATTGGCACACTGGGAACTTTGCAAGACGCTGCGTATCAGCGGTGATCCGTTGATGCGACACATCAAACGCCAAGTTCACGCGATGCCGCAGTACCACGTCGGGCACAACCAGCGGGTGCAAAAGATTCGCGACCGCCTGGCTGCCTTTTCGACACTGACCGTCGCGGGCAGTGCGTACGGCGGCGTCGGCGTGCCCAGTTGCATTGAAAGCGGCAAAAGAGCGGCTCAACAGATCTTGGCCGCGACCGAAGCCCCCACCGATGTCTGGGAGCTACGCGATTCATCCGTATCACAGCCGGACGAAAACAACGGGAACGAACTGGGCGATGAAACCATGGGTGATGAAACCAAACGTGAACTGATCGAACATTGA
- a CDS encoding tetratricopeptide repeat protein, which yields MTRHFQWFYAAAALLACCLTTAPAQGQLSVLNTIYGQGVHAYNSHQYDQAYQLFSQAITHGYQDPRAYYFRGFAADAMGRQYEAEADWQAGAELEARGKVNGDIGRSLSRIQGSARLKLEEIRREARVQQLMLGQARSNQRMNEIQAASPAPATPPPAPPVADAPAMPPADQVDPFADDPVADATVESKDVLEGTLDEDPFKTDGNAAAAQPADAPADDNPFGGSDDSNPFGDTGGDDNPFGDMGGDDNPFGDSPF from the coding sequence ATGACGCGACATTTCCAGTGGTTTTACGCGGCCGCTGCCCTTCTGGCTTGCTGCCTGACGACGGCCCCCGCACAAGGCCAGCTTTCGGTCCTGAACACGATCTACGGCCAGGGCGTCCACGCCTATAACTCGCATCAGTACGACCAGGCGTATCAACTCTTCAGCCAGGCAATCACCCACGGCTATCAAGACCCTCGGGCCTACTACTTCCGCGGTTTTGCGGCCGATGCGATGGGGCGGCAATACGAGGCGGAGGCCGATTGGCAGGCCGGTGCCGAGCTGGAAGCCCGCGGTAAAGTTAACGGTGACATCGGCCGTTCCTTGTCACGAATTCAAGGATCCGCGCGGTTGAAGCTGGAAGAAATTCGCCGTGAAGCACGCGTCCAGCAATTGATGCTTGGCCAAGCACGGTCCAATCAGCGGATGAACGAGATCCAAGCCGCTTCGCCTGCACCAGCCACGCCGCCCCCCGCCCCCCCGGTCGCTGACGCACCCGCCATGCCGCCGGCTGATCAAGTCGACCCGTTCGCCGACGATCCGGTGGCCGACGCCACGGTCGAAAGCAAGGATGTGCTGGAAGGCACCTTGGACGAAGATCCGTTCAAGACCGACGGCAATGCGGCCGCGGCACAGCCGGCCGACGCCCCTGCCGACGACAACCCGTTCGGCGGCAGCGACGATTCCAACCCGTTTGGCGACACCGGTGGTGACGACAACCCGTTCGGCGACATGGGCGGCGACGACAATCCGTTCGGTGATTCGCCTTTCTAA
- a CDS encoding S8 family serine peptidase has product MTRKSQTPSRRLPLALLPTTDGIRQCETRLAFSASLAAAATADLIQDGLGSHDVSDVPLPMDSSGTLSPASDHSLLDQAADLRDTYGLTGDGQTIAVIDSGIAWDHEAFTSPGQGVGIGPGYRVVGGWDFAEDDADPYDDGPAGYHGTHVAGLLAGQSSELSGMAPEADLVALRVFDDSGAGSLEWIESALRWVHDSQNDFEHPITTVNLSIGAALNDANRDYAIGILEDELQLLHDDGILVFAAAGNYYANDEITPGTTDLLYPASSPNVIAVTSIDDGGQISDFAQRESGILAAPGEGQGSAVPDHVFGWDGTVDDYAALSGTSMATPQVAAATVLIREAMIASGLEPTADDVLQRLRDHASEHQDAETGLTYYSIDLQSALDGLQPSGGSHQGDDGGEGETAVSASQVTTDHQSQQFSLDLRDGMSLNVRNHDGSEQAYLLTDQDGQIFLDAAGGSDRLEILGSVGSERLRLSADPNSDVESRLIAGGVEIVLRGFEDVQFEGGGGSDRATLYDSSGDDLLESRSGDAVLSGVGFRFDVRDVVRTYVHATAGGNDAAYLYDSDGDDTLVVQPGFTSLRGTDSSGASLFQSAYGFESVSAYATAGGHDTAELYDSVGDDVLSISPTRSMVSSGGYQVSARYFENVTAESASGGTDIAKIYSNESESQWHVAAGLTQWTSVDGATRIARGFDRVDAFENFQPVSLPLGFTPQAAPVPLDVSDQDDERFEDATRRVFEQLGF; this is encoded by the coding sequence GTGACGCGAAAATCACAGACTCCTTCCCGCCGATTGCCGCTGGCCCTGCTTCCCACGACCGATGGGATCCGCCAGTGTGAAACCCGGCTGGCGTTTTCGGCCAGCCTGGCGGCGGCGGCCACGGCCGACCTGATTCAAGACGGACTAGGGTCACACGATGTGTCCGACGTTCCATTGCCGATGGATTCGTCAGGCACCCTGTCACCGGCGTCCGATCATTCCCTTTTGGATCAAGCGGCTGACCTTCGTGATACGTACGGTCTGACCGGCGACGGCCAGACCATCGCGGTGATCGACAGCGGCATCGCTTGGGATCACGAAGCGTTTACCTCGCCGGGCCAAGGCGTCGGGATCGGGCCGGGGTATCGAGTTGTCGGCGGATGGGATTTTGCCGAAGACGACGCGGACCCATATGACGATGGGCCTGCCGGGTACCACGGCACTCATGTCGCGGGTTTGTTGGCCGGGCAGAGTTCTGAATTATCAGGGATGGCACCGGAAGCAGATTTGGTGGCCCTGCGCGTCTTCGACGATTCCGGAGCGGGCAGTCTGGAGTGGATCGAATCGGCACTTCGTTGGGTCCACGATTCCCAGAACGATTTCGAGCACCCGATCACGACGGTGAACCTGTCGATCGGCGCTGCGCTGAACGATGCAAATCGCGACTACGCCATTGGCATTCTGGAAGACGAACTGCAGCTATTGCACGATGACGGAATCTTGGTCTTCGCTGCTGCCGGAAACTACTACGCCAACGATGAAATCACGCCGGGGACCACGGACTTGCTGTATCCGGCATCCAGCCCCAACGTGATCGCTGTAACGTCCATCGATGACGGTGGGCAAATCAGTGATTTCGCACAGCGGGAAAGCGGCATCTTAGCGGCACCGGGTGAAGGCCAAGGCAGCGCCGTGCCCGATCACGTCTTCGGTTGGGATGGCACCGTCGACGACTATGCCGCACTAAGCGGGACCAGCATGGCGACGCCCCAAGTTGCGGCAGCGACGGTTCTGATTCGCGAAGCCATGATCGCATCCGGTCTGGAACCGACGGCCGATGATGTCCTGCAGCGATTACGAGATCATGCATCGGAGCATCAAGACGCCGAAACAGGGTTGACCTATTACTCGATCGATTTGCAGTCGGCGCTAGACGGTCTGCAACCTTCTGGCGGTTCACACCAAGGCGATGATGGTGGCGAAGGTGAAACAGCGGTATCGGCTAGCCAAGTCACGACGGATCATCAGTCACAGCAATTCTCGTTGGACTTGCGCGACGGGATGTCATTGAATGTCCGAAACCACGACGGATCGGAGCAGGCGTACTTGCTGACCGATCAAGACGGCCAGATCTTTTTAGATGCCGCAGGCGGTTCGGACCGATTGGAAATTCTGGGATCCGTCGGTAGCGAGCGATTGCGGTTATCGGCGGACCCGAATTCCGATGTGGAAAGCCGGTTGATCGCCGGCGGCGTCGAAATCGTTTTACGCGGTTTTGAAGACGTCCAGTTCGAGGGAGGCGGCGGATCGGATCGTGCGACCCTGTACGATTCCAGCGGTGATGATTTGCTGGAATCGCGCAGCGGCGACGCGGTGTTGTCCGGCGTGGGGTTTCGTTTTGATGTGCGCGACGTCGTTCGCACCTACGTGCACGCGACCGCCGGCGGAAACGATGCCGCGTATCTGTACGATTCTGATGGCGATGACACACTGGTGGTGCAGCCTGGATTCACCAGTTTGCGTGGAACCGATTCGTCGGGCGCTAGCCTGTTTCAGTCGGCGTACGGTTTTGAATCGGTTTCGGCCTACGCAACGGCGGGCGGTCATGACACCGCGGAACTGTACGACAGTGTTGGCGACGATGTCCTGTCAATTTCACCCACACGCAGCATGGTCAGCAGCGGTGGTTACCAGGTCAGCGCACGTTATTTTGAAAACGTCACGGCGGAATCCGCCAGCGGCGGCACCGACATTGCCAAGATCTATTCCAACGAATCAGAAAGTCAGTGGCATGTTGCCGCGGGACTGACGCAATGGACGTCCGTCGACGGTGCGACACGGATCGCACGCGGATTCGACCGTGTGGATGCGTTCGAAAATTTTCAACCGGTGTCGTTGCCGCTGGGCTTCACGCCTCAAGCGGCACCAGTCCCATTGGATGTCAGCGATCAAGACGATGAACGCTTTGAAGATGCCACCCGCCGCGTCTTTGAACAGCTGGGCTTTTGA
- a CDS encoding cell division protein FtsH: MDCEEELSAYHEAGHAVVAHALGGEIESVQLGGEADSWLPERFGDCRINWGPVDPNADFQRQREIVALLAGPAAEMIYSGGDVDPSMFGPWAADWMMARSMAVALTGDPQRAQAILVQSLQQLDRILRRDDCWAALAEIADQLLTHEFVDGETVQQIVGFWGRYGG; encoded by the coding sequence ATGGATTGCGAAGAAGAATTGTCCGCTTATCACGAGGCCGGGCATGCGGTCGTCGCCCACGCTTTGGGGGGTGAAATCGAGTCCGTCCAGCTGGGCGGCGAAGCGGATTCGTGGTTACCCGAACGGTTCGGCGATTGTCGTATCAACTGGGGCCCGGTCGATCCGAACGCGGATTTCCAGCGGCAACGCGAGATTGTTGCTTTGTTGGCCGGACCGGCCGCCGAAATGATTTACTCCGGTGGTGATGTTGATCCGTCCATGTTCGGACCCTGGGCGGCCGATTGGATGATGGCCCGGTCGATGGCCGTTGCCCTGACCGGGGACCCGCAGCGGGCACAGGCGATTTTGGTTCAGTCGCTGCAACAACTCGATCGAATCCTACGTCGCGACGATTGCTGGGCTGCTTTGGCAGAAATCGCCGATCAGCTTTTAACGCACGAGTTCGTCGATGGCGAAACTGTGCAACAGATCGTGGGGTTCTGGGGGCGATACGGTGGTTGA
- the rpmG gene encoding 50S ribosomal protein L33, with amino-acid sequence MAKSKKKAETIFLVCEETGQYNYSLKRKPGGEKLRLKKYNASLRKHTWHVEKKK; translated from the coding sequence ATGGCGAAGAGCAAGAAGAAAGCAGAGACCATTTTTCTGGTCTGCGAAGAAACCGGCCAGTACAACTATTCGCTGAAGCGTAAGCCCGGTGGCGAAAAGCTGCGTTTGAAGAAGTACAACGCTTCGCTGCGCAAGCACACCTGGCACGTCGAAAAGAAGAAATAG
- the glmS gene encoding glutamine--fructose-6-phosphate transaminase (isomerizing) produces the protein MCGIVGYVGATDAEPFLVDGLRRLEYRGYDSSGVAIHCGESIHVTRAVGRIQALADRLGPTPRSGVVGLGHTRWATHGPPTETNAHPHIGGDGEVVLVHNGVIENFQELKDQLTAKGYAFKSATDSEVIAHLIAEGLKVTPDNPDQPNTKYVTAVQWAIAQLRGTYGLAVLFRERPGLMVAARFGSPLVLGVGRGEFFVASDASPIAGRTDRIVYLADHQVAVLTKDGFSVLHKDQGKIRVDIQPLSVESNDVDLAGFPHYMLKEIHEQPESLRNAMRGRLDDENATAVFGGLNMTPQQIRTVRRIILTGCGTSWHSALVGEYMIEELARIPVSVEYASELRYRNPPIENDTLVFGITQSGETADTLAAIRETKRKGHRTLAINNVVGSSIAQAADGGIYLHAGPEIGVASTKAYTSQCCVLAMLALYFGRMRHLSFESGQRIIEELRMLPNAVAEALRCDATVKEIAAKYHEASTFLYLGRQYNFPTALEGALKLKEISYIHAEGYPAAEMKHGPIALVDEHTPSVFIVPKGTTYDKVVANMEEVKARGGPIIAIASQDDPQVQKIADDVITIPDAPGLTQPIVSIVPLQLLSYHIALLRGCDVDKPRNLAKSVTVE, from the coding sequence ATGTGTGGGATCGTTGGATATGTCGGCGCGACGGATGCCGAACCTTTTTTGGTCGACGGTCTGCGTCGGTTGGAATACCGCGGGTATGACAGTTCGGGTGTCGCCATCCACTGCGGTGAATCGATTCATGTGACCCGCGCCGTGGGGCGGATCCAAGCCCTTGCCGATCGCCTGGGACCGACACCGCGATCCGGCGTTGTGGGGCTGGGGCACACCCGCTGGGCCACACACGGTCCGCCGACCGAGACCAACGCGCACCCACACATCGGTGGCGACGGTGAAGTGGTCTTGGTCCACAACGGTGTGATCGAAAACTTTCAAGAACTGAAAGATCAGCTGACCGCCAAAGGGTATGCATTCAAATCGGCAACCGACAGCGAAGTCATCGCGCATTTGATCGCCGAAGGCTTGAAGGTCACGCCCGACAATCCCGATCAGCCCAACACCAAGTACGTCACCGCGGTTCAATGGGCGATTGCACAACTGCGGGGAACCTATGGCCTGGCGGTTCTGTTTCGTGAACGTCCCGGTTTGATGGTCGCGGCACGTTTTGGATCGCCGTTGGTACTGGGCGTGGGACGGGGTGAATTCTTTGTCGCCAGTGACGCATCGCCCATCGCCGGGCGCACCGACCGCATCGTGTACTTGGCCGATCACCAAGTCGCGGTCCTGACCAAGGACGGCTTTTCGGTCCTGCATAAGGACCAGGGCAAGATCCGCGTCGACATTCAACCGCTAAGCGTGGAAAGCAACGATGTCGATCTGGCGGGTTTCCCGCACTACATGCTGAAAGAAATCCACGAGCAACCCGAATCGCTGCGCAACGCGATGCGTGGTCGCCTGGATGACGAAAACGCGACGGCGGTCTTCGGCGGTCTGAACATGACGCCGCAACAGATCCGAACCGTCCGTCGAATCATTCTGACCGGCTGTGGTACCAGTTGGCACAGCGCGCTGGTCGGCGAATACATGATCGAAGAATTGGCACGGATTCCCGTGTCGGTTGAATACGCCAGTGAACTGCGGTACCGCAACCCGCCGATCGAAAATGACACGTTGGTGTTCGGGATCACCCAAAGCGGTGAAACCGCCGATACCTTGGCAGCGATCCGTGAAACCAAACGCAAAGGGCACCGGACGCTGGCCATCAACAACGTCGTCGGCAGTAGCATCGCCCAAGCGGCCGACGGCGGCATCTACTTGCACGCGGGTCCGGAAATCGGTGTGGCCAGCACCAAAGCCTACACATCACAGTGTTGTGTCTTGGCCATGCTGGCGTTGTACTTCGGACGGATGCGTCACCTGAGCTTTGAAAGCGGTCAACGCATCATCGAAGAATTGCGGATGCTGCCCAACGCAGTCGCCGAAGCGTTGCGCTGTGATGCCACCGTCAAAGAAATCGCGGCCAAGTACCACGAGGCGTCCACGTTCCTGTACCTCGGTCGGCAATACAATTTCCCGACCGCCTTGGAAGGCGCGTTGAAGCTGAAAGAAATCAGTTACATCCACGCCGAGGGTTATCCGGCGGCCGAGATGAAACACGGGCCGATCGCCTTGGTCGACGAACACACGCCCAGTGTCTTCATCGTCCCCAAAGGCACGACCTACGACAAAGTCGTGGCCAACATGGAAGAGGTCAAAGCCCGCGGCGGCCCGATCATTGCGATCGCAAGCCAGGACGATCCGCAGGTCCAAAAGATCGCCGATGACGTTATCACGATCCCCGATGCCCCCGGGCTGACCCAGCCGATCGTGTCGATCGTCCCCCTCCAACTATTGTCCTACCACATTGCGCTTTTGCGGGGTTGTGACGTTGATAAGCCACGCAATCTGGCGAAAAGCGTCACCGTGGAGTGA